A genomic region of Halomonas aestuarii contains the following coding sequences:
- the acnD gene encoding Fe/S-dependent 2-methylisocitrate dehydratase AcnD — translation MNTDYRKPLPGTELDYFDTRAAVDEIQPGAYDTLPYTSRVLAEQLVRRCDPAMLTDSLKQLIERRRDLDFPWYPARVVCHDILGQTALVDLAGLRDAIAERGGDPAKVNPVVPTQLIVDHSLAVEHAGFDKDAFDKNRAIEDRRNEDRFHFIEWTKTAFENVDVIPAGNGIMHQINLEKMSPVVQARPDENGKRVAFPDTCVGTDSHTPHIDCLGVIAIGVGGLEAETVMLGRPSMMRLPDIVGVELTGKRQPGITATDIVLAITEFLRKERVVGAYLEFFGEGAASLTIGDRATISNMTPEYGASAAMFYIDDQTLDYLRITGREPEQVELVETYAKQTGLWADSLTEVKYERVLTFDLSTVERNLAGPSNPHRRLPTSALHDRGIAVNYDKAQAEERAGRMPDGAVIIAAITSCTNTSNPRNVVAAGLLAKKANELGLIRKPWVKSSFAPGSKVARLYLEEAGLLPELEKLGFGIVAYACTTCNGMSGALDPEIQQEIIDRDLYSTAVLSGNRNFDGRIHPYAKQAFLASPPLVVAYAIAGTVRFDIEQDVLGTDQNGNPVTLKDLWPSDEEIDAIVAEFVRPDQFKQVYIPMFDLDAFEKAESPLYDWRPQSTYIRRPPYWEGNMAAVRALKGMRPLAVLPDNITTDHLSPSNAIMMDSAAGEYLHKMGLPEEDFNSYATHRGDHLTALRATLANPKLFNEMVRDENGEVRQGSLARIEPEGKVTRMWEAIETYMDRKQPLIIVAGADYGQGSSRDWAAKGVALAGVEAIVAEGFERIHRTNLIGMGVMPLQFEEGTTRHTLQLDGTETYDVEGTPAPRATLELVIHRKNGEVDRVPVVCRLDTAEEVTVYSAGGVLQRFAQDFLESEVEAVD, via the coding sequence ATGAACACTGACTACCGCAAGCCCCTACCCGGTACCGAGCTGGACTATTTCGACACCCGTGCGGCCGTCGACGAGATCCAGCCCGGTGCCTACGACACCCTTCCCTACACCTCGCGCGTGCTGGCCGAGCAGCTGGTGCGACGCTGCGACCCGGCCATGCTGACCGATTCGCTCAAGCAGCTGATCGAGCGCCGGCGCGACCTGGACTTCCCCTGGTATCCGGCCCGCGTGGTCTGCCACGACATCCTTGGCCAGACGGCCCTCGTGGACCTCGCCGGCCTGCGCGACGCCATCGCCGAGAGGGGCGGCGACCCGGCCAAGGTCAACCCGGTGGTGCCGACCCAGCTGATCGTCGACCACTCCCTGGCCGTCGAGCACGCCGGCTTCGACAAGGATGCCTTCGACAAGAACCGCGCCATCGAGGATCGGCGTAACGAGGATCGCTTCCACTTCATCGAGTGGACCAAGACGGCCTTCGAGAACGTCGACGTGATCCCTGCCGGCAACGGCATCATGCACCAGATCAACCTCGAGAAGATGTCGCCGGTGGTGCAGGCCCGCCCAGACGAGAATGGAAAGCGCGTGGCCTTCCCGGACACCTGCGTGGGGACCGACAGCCACACCCCGCATATCGACTGCCTGGGCGTGATCGCGATCGGTGTGGGGGGGCTGGAGGCCGAGACCGTGATGCTGGGCCGTCCCTCCATGATGCGCCTGCCGGACATCGTCGGCGTGGAGCTGACCGGCAAGCGTCAGCCCGGCATCACCGCGACGGATATCGTCCTGGCCATCACCGAGTTCCTGCGCAAGGAGCGGGTGGTTGGCGCCTACCTGGAGTTCTTCGGTGAGGGCGCCGCGAGCCTGACCATCGGCGACCGCGCCACCATCTCCAACATGACGCCCGAGTACGGGGCCTCCGCGGCGATGTTCTACATCGACGACCAGACCCTCGACTACCTCAGGATCACGGGTCGCGAGCCGGAGCAGGTCGAGCTGGTCGAGACCTATGCCAAGCAGACTGGCCTGTGGGCCGACAGCCTGACCGAGGTGAAGTACGAGCGGGTGCTGACCTTCGACCTGTCCACCGTGGAGCGCAATCTGGCCGGCCCGTCCAATCCGCACCGTCGCCTGCCTACCAGTGCCCTGCACGATCGCGGTATCGCCGTGAACTACGACAAGGCCCAGGCGGAGGAGCGGGCGGGCAGGATGCCCGACGGCGCGGTGATCATCGCCGCCATCACCAGCTGCACCAACACCTCCAACCCTCGCAACGTGGTGGCCGCAGGCCTGCTGGCCAAGAAGGCCAACGAGCTGGGGCTTATTCGCAAGCCCTGGGTGAAGTCCTCCTTCGCGCCGGGCTCCAAGGTGGCACGCCTCTACCTGGAGGAGGCCGGGCTGCTGCCCGAGCTGGAGAAGCTCGGTTTCGGCATCGTCGCCTACGCCTGCACCACCTGCAACGGCATGTCCGGCGCCCTGGACCCCGAGATCCAGCAGGAGATCATCGACCGCGATCTCTACTCCACCGCAGTGCTCTCCGGCAATCGCAACTTCGATGGCCGTATCCACCCCTACGCCAAGCAGGCCTTCCTGGCCTCGCCGCCACTGGTGGTGGCCTACGCCATCGCCGGCACCGTGCGCTTCGACATCGAGCAGGACGTGCTGGGCACCGACCAGAACGGCAACCCGGTCACCCTCAAGGACCTCTGGCCCTCCGACGAGGAGATCGATGCGATCGTCGCCGAGTTCGTCAGGCCGGACCAGTTCAAGCAGGTCTATATCCCGATGTTCGACCTGGACGCCTTCGAGAAGGCCGAGAGCCCGCTCTACGACTGGCGCCCGCAAAGCACCTATATCCGTCGCCCGCCCTACTGGGAAGGCAACATGGCGGCCGTTCGTGCCCTCAAGGGGATGCGGCCGCTGGCGGTGTTGCCGGACAACATCACCACCGACCACCTGTCGCCGTCCAACGCCATCATGATGGACAGCGCGGCCGGCGAGTACCTGCACAAGATGGGCCTGCCGGAGGAGGACTTCAATTCCTACGCCACCCACCGCGGCGACCACCTCACCGCGCTGCGGGCGACCCTGGCCAACCCCAAGCTGTTCAACGAGATGGTGCGTGACGAGAACGGCGAGGTGCGGCAGGGGTCGCTGGCGCGTATCGAGCCGGAAGGCAAGGTGACCCGCATGTGGGAAGCCATCGAGACCTACATGGACCGCAAGCAGCCGCTGATCATCGTCGCCGGCGCCGACTACGGCCAGGGCTCGTCGCGGGACTGGGCCGCCAAGGGGGTGGCACTGGCCGGGGTGGAGGCGATCGTCGCCGAGGGCTTCGAGCGCATCCACCGCACCAACCTGATCGGCATGGGCGTGATGCCCCTGCAGTTCGAGGAGGGCACCACCCGCCACACGCTGCAGCTCGACGGCACCGAGACCTACGACGTCGAGGGCACGCCGGCACCGCGCGCCACCCTCGAGCTGGTGATCCATCGCAAGAACGGCGAGGTCGACCGGGTGCCGGTCGTCTGCCGACTGGACACCGCCGAGGAAGTGACCGTCTATTCCGCCGGTGGCGTCCTGCAGCGTTTCGCCCAGGACTTCCTGGAGTCCGAGGTCGAGGCGGTCGACTGA
- the prpC gene encoding bifunctional 2-methylcitrate synthase/citrate synthase produces MADKPSSGAGLRGQSAGTTALCTVGKTGSGLTYRGFDVKELAEKAKFEEVAYLLLKGKLPNQAELDAYITKLKGLRGLPQALKTVLEQIPRDAHPMDVMRTGASMLGNLETEESFDQQQDVSDRLLAALPSIICYWYRFSHDGVRIETETDDASVGGHFLHLLRDEPASELHARVMNVSLILYAEHEFNASTFTARVCASTLSDMHSCVTGAIGSLRGPLHGGANEAAMAMIENWTSPDEAEREIMGMLERKDKIMGFGHAIYRESDPRNAIIKHWSQKLAQDVGDSVLYPVSERVEAVMWREKKLFCNADFFHASAYYFMDIPTKLFTPIFVCSRVTGWCAHVFEQRANNRIIRPSADYVGPEKSEWVPIEERD; encoded by the coding sequence ATGGCAGATAAACCCTCCAGCGGCGCCGGCCTGCGCGGCCAGAGTGCAGGCACCACGGCCCTGTGCACCGTCGGCAAGACCGGTTCCGGGCTGACCTATCGCGGCTTCGACGTCAAGGAGCTGGCCGAGAAGGCGAAGTTCGAGGAAGTGGCCTACCTGCTGCTCAAGGGCAAGCTGCCCAACCAGGCCGAGCTCGACGCCTACATCACCAAGCTCAAGGGCCTGCGCGGCCTGCCCCAGGCGCTGAAGACCGTGCTGGAGCAGATCCCCAGGGACGCGCATCCCATGGACGTGATGCGCACCGGCGCCTCGATGCTCGGCAACCTCGAGACCGAGGAGAGCTTCGACCAGCAGCAGGACGTCTCCGACCGCCTGCTGGCCGCGCTGCCGTCGATCATCTGCTACTGGTACCGCTTCAGCCACGACGGCGTGCGCATCGAGACCGAGACCGACGACGCGTCGGTGGGCGGGCACTTCCTGCACCTGCTGCGCGACGAGCCAGCCTCCGAGCTCCACGCCCGGGTGATGAACGTCTCGCTGATCCTCTACGCTGAGCACGAGTTCAACGCCTCGACCTTTACCGCCCGCGTCTGTGCCTCCACCCTGTCGGACATGCATTCCTGCGTGACCGGTGCTATCGGCTCGCTGCGCGGTCCGCTGCACGGCGGGGCCAACGAGGCGGCCATGGCGATGATCGAGAACTGGACGTCGCCGGACGAGGCCGAGCGCGAGATCATGGGCATGCTCGAGCGCAAGGACAAGATCATGGGCTTCGGCCATGCCATCTACCGCGAGTCCGACCCGCGCAACGCCATCATCAAGCACTGGTCCCAGAAGCTCGCCCAGGATGTGGGCGACAGCGTGCTCTATCCGGTTTCCGAGCGCGTCGAGGCGGTGATGTGGCGCGAGAAGAAGCTGTTCTGCAACGCCGACTTCTTCCACGCCAGTGCCTACTACTTCATGGACATCCCGACCAAGCTGTTCACGCCGATCTTCGTCTGCTCGCGCGTCACCGGCTGGTGTGCCCATGTCTTCGAGCAGCGCGCCAACAACCGCATCATTCGCCCGAGTGCCGATTACGTCGGCCCCGAGAAGAGCGAATGGGTGCCCATCGAGGAGCGCGACTGA
- the prpB gene encoding methylisocitrate lyase, protein MTQPTPGARFRAALEANRPLPIVGTINAYTAMMAQRVGHQAIYLSGGGVANASYGLPDLGMTTMNDVVEDAHRICGATDVPLLVDIDTGWGGAFNIARTVKEMQRAGVAAVHLEDQVAQKRCGHRPNKEIVTKQEMVDRIKAAADAKLDPDFYLIARTDAFQKDGLDAAIERANACIEAGADAIFAEAVHTLDDYRAFCERVDAPILANITEFGATPLFSQQELGEVGCRMVLYPLSAFRAMNAAALKVYQSIHDNGHQRDVVELMQTRDELYDFLNYHDFERKLDALFAEKGGDA, encoded by the coding sequence ATGACTCAACCGACTCCCGGCGCTCGCTTCCGCGCCGCCCTCGAGGCCAATCGTCCGCTGCCCATCGTCGGCACCATCAATGCCTATACCGCCATGATGGCCCAGCGGGTCGGCCACCAGGCGATCTACCTCTCCGGCGGCGGGGTGGCCAACGCTTCCTACGGCCTGCCGGACCTGGGCATGACCACCATGAACGACGTTGTCGAGGATGCCCACCGCATCTGCGGCGCCACCGACGTGCCGCTGCTGGTGGACATCGATACCGGCTGGGGCGGCGCCTTCAACATCGCCCGCACCGTCAAGGAGATGCAGCGCGCCGGCGTGGCCGCCGTCCATCTCGAGGACCAGGTGGCGCAGAAGCGCTGCGGCCACCGTCCCAACAAGGAGATTGTCACCAAGCAGGAGATGGTCGACCGCATCAAGGCCGCCGCCGACGCCAAGCTTGATCCGGACTTCTACCTGATCGCCCGCACCGACGCCTTCCAGAAGGATGGCCTGGATGCGGCCATCGAGCGGGCCAACGCCTGCATCGAGGCGGGGGCCGACGCCATCTTCGCCGAGGCGGTGCACACCCTGGACGACTACCGGGCCTTCTGCGAGCGCGTCGATGCGCCGATCCTGGCCAACATCACCGAGTTCGGTGCCACGCCGCTCTTCTCCCAGCAGGAGCTCGGCGAGGTGGGATGCCGCATGGTGCTCTACCCGCTGTCGGCCTTCCGCGCCATGAACGCCGCGGCCCTCAAGGTCTACCAGAGCATCCACGACAACGGGCACCAGCGCGACGTGGTCGAGCTGATGCAGACCCGCGACGAGCTCTACGACTTCCTCAACTACCACGACTTCGAGCGCAAGCTCGACGCGCTGTTCGCGGAGAAGGGCGGCGACGCGTGA
- a CDS encoding GntR family transcriptional regulator, with amino-acid sequence MTSVASEQAAVPEVRTLAERVFQQLQDAIVRGELAPGSKITEPGLSRTYGISRGPLREAMRRLESHRLIERVPHVGARVVKLSMQELLELFDVREALESMAARLAAEHMTAPEIAGLREVLAVHERQADLRSGEAYYQREGDLDFHFRIVQGSHNKMLMGMLCDDLYYLVRLYRTQFSASGTRPQRAFVEHHRIVDAIEAGDAELAELLMRRHVSASRTNVVERYAASLEPQESETSS; translated from the coding sequence ATGACCTCAGTCGCATCGGAACAGGCCGCCGTCCCCGAAGTCCGCACCCTGGCGGAGCGTGTCTTCCAGCAGTTGCAGGACGCCATCGTCAGGGGCGAGCTGGCCCCCGGCAGCAAGATCACCGAGCCGGGTCTCTCGCGGACCTACGGGATCTCGCGGGGGCCCCTGCGCGAGGCCATGCGTCGGCTGGAGTCGCATCGGCTGATCGAGCGGGTGCCCCACGTCGGCGCGCGGGTGGTCAAGCTCTCCATGCAGGAGCTGCTCGAGCTGTTCGATGTGCGCGAGGCCCTGGAAAGCATGGCCGCACGCCTCGCCGCCGAGCACATGACCGCCCCGGAGATCGCCGGGCTGCGCGAGGTGCTCGCCGTCCACGAGCGCCAGGCCGACCTGCGTAGTGGCGAGGCCTACTACCAGCGAGAGGGGGATCTGGACTTCCATTTCCGTATCGTCCAGGGCAGCCACAACAAGATGCTGATGGGCATGCTCTGCGACGACCTCTACTACCTGGTGCGGCTCTATCGTACCCAGTTCAGTGCCAGCGGCACGCGCCCGCAGCGTGCCTTCGTCGAACACCACCGCATCGTCGACGCCATCGAGGCCGGTGACGCCGAACTGGCGGAGCTGCTGATGCGACGCCACGTCAGCGCTTCCCGGACCAACGTCGTCGAGCGCTATGCGGCATCCCTTGAACCGCAGGAAAGCGAGACGTCCTCCTGA
- the pabB gene encoding aminodeoxychorismate synthase component I, with amino-acid sequence MTPPLEITPLPYHEDPLGYFAVLRDRPGAVLLDSGRPTAPGGRYDILSCDPLALLEVDGDGRVSGDPALADLSPFDAQQALLDRLPGEVPDSDLPFLGGLIGYWSYDLGQRLEPVAGRSQPAVGLPASRVGLYDWALIQDHDRRQSWLVARAARRAQVLAWLETAARPAGAFRLTAPFTAELSRDDYLARFHTVQAYIRAGDCYQINLAQRFSAPFEGDLWGAYRRLREATPTPYAGYQAWGDRAILSLSPERFLLCREGQVEARPIKGTRPRGATPEEDRRLAGELEESLKDRAENVMITDLLRNDLGRVCRPGSVRVPQLCGLESYANVHHLVSVITGNLKAGQRPLDLLAAAFPGGSITGAPKVRAMQIIDELEPSRRSAYCGSLGYVDVRGRMDTSIAIRSVVAEGGRLHLWGGGGLVADSRGDDEYRETLDKILHLMRALTTPEPGDKWNKKDFQLVNSGIDIQ; translated from the coding sequence ATGACACCTCCGCTCGAGATCACCCCCCTGCCCTATCACGAGGACCCGCTCGGCTATTTCGCGGTGCTGCGCGACAGGCCGGGTGCCGTGCTGCTCGACAGTGGGCGACCGACGGCGCCGGGCGGTCGCTACGACATCCTCAGCTGCGACCCCCTGGCCCTGCTCGAGGTCGATGGCGACGGGCGCGTCAGTGGCGACCCGGCCCTGGCGGATCTCTCCCCCTTCGACGCCCAGCAGGCGCTGCTCGACCGACTGCCCGGCGAGGTCCCGGACAGCGACCTGCCGTTCCTCGGCGGGCTGATCGGCTACTGGAGCTACGACCTGGGACAGCGGCTCGAGCCGGTGGCGGGTCGGTCGCAGCCGGCCGTCGGGCTGCCGGCCAGCCGGGTCGGCCTCTATGACTGGGCGCTGATCCAGGACCACGACCGCCGACAGAGCTGGCTGGTGGCCCGTGCCGCGCGGCGCGCCCAGGTGCTCGCGTGGCTCGAGACGGCGGCTCGCCCCGCCGGCGCCTTCCGCCTGACCGCGCCCTTCACGGCCGAGCTCAGTCGCGACGACTACCTGGCCCGCTTTCACACCGTGCAGGCCTATATCCGCGCCGGCGACTGCTACCAGATCAACCTCGCCCAGCGTTTCAGCGCCCCCTTCGAGGGCGATCTCTGGGGGGCCTATCGTCGACTGCGGGAGGCCACTCCCACCCCCTACGCCGGCTACCAGGCCTGGGGCGACAGGGCGATCCTCTCGCTGTCGCCGGAGCGCTTCCTGCTCTGCCGGGAGGGCCAAGTCGAGGCCCGGCCGATCAAGGGCACTCGGCCGCGCGGCGCCACGCCCGAGGAGGACCGGCGCCTGGCTGGCGAGCTCGAGGAGAGCCTCAAGGATCGGGCCGAGAACGTGATGATCACCGACCTGCTGCGCAACGACCTGGGCCGGGTCTGCCGGCCCGGCAGCGTGCGGGTGCCGCAGCTCTGCGGCCTGGAGAGCTACGCCAACGTCCATCACCTTGTCAGCGTGATCACCGGCAACCTGAAGGCCGGCCAGCGGCCCCTGGACCTGCTGGCCGCCGCCTTTCCCGGGGGCTCCATCACCGGCGCCCCCAAGGTCCGCGCCATGCAGATCATCGACGAGCTGGAGCCCAGCCGGCGCAGCGCCTACTGCGGGAGCCTGGGCTATGTCGACGTGCGCGGCCGGATGGACACCTCCATCGCCATCCGCAGCGTGGTGGCCGAGGGAGGACGACTTCACCTGTGGGGCGGGGGCGGCCTGGTGGCCGACTCACGAGGCGACGACGAATACCGGGAGACCCTGGACAAGATCCTCCACCTGATGCGTGCGCTGACGACGCCCGAACCTGGTGACAAATGGAATAAGAAAGACTTCCAATTAGTCAATTCAGGAATAGATATCCAATGA
- a CDS encoding phosphoadenylyl-sulfate reductase, translated as MTSFDPNRFVLEHDREHPKEILRAAYKAFGELTISFSGAEDVVLIDLALKVAPKEDVHVFSLDTGRLHAETYAFIERVRDHYGIDIDVRVPDTEAVQALVREKGLFSFYRDGHQECCGVRKVAPLRRRLAGLPVWVSGQRRDQSPGTRSSLQVAERDSAFGSEAAPLVKINPLTHWTSEDVWTYIRMFDVPYNALHERGYVSIGCEPCTRPTLPGQHEREGRWWWEDQDGKECGLHAVNLTPQATTTS; from the coding sequence ATGACGTCCTTCGACCCCAACCGCTTCGTCCTCGAACACGACCGGGAGCACCCCAAGGAGATCCTGCGCGCCGCCTACAAGGCCTTCGGCGAGCTGACGATCTCCTTCTCCGGTGCCGAGGACGTGGTGCTGATCGACCTGGCCCTGAAGGTCGCGCCCAAGGAAGACGTGCACGTCTTCTCGCTGGACACCGGTCGGCTGCATGCCGAGACCTACGCCTTCATCGAGCGGGTGCGCGACCACTACGGCATCGACATCGACGTGCGCGTCCCCGACACCGAGGCCGTGCAGGCCCTCGTGCGCGAGAAGGGGCTGTTCAGCTTCTATCGGGACGGGCACCAGGAGTGCTGCGGGGTGCGCAAGGTGGCCCCCCTGCGCCGTCGCCTGGCGGGCCTGCCGGTGTGGGTCTCCGGTCAGCGCCGCGACCAGAGCCCGGGTACCCGTTCAAGCCTCCAGGTGGCGGAGCGCGACAGCGCCTTCGGCAGCGAGGCCGCCCCGCTCGTCAAGATCAACCCGCTGACCCACTGGACCAGCGAGGACGTCTGGACCTACATCCGCATGTTCGACGTGCCCTACAACGCCCTGCATGAGCGCGGCTACGTCAGCATCGGATGTGAGCCCTGCACCCGCCCCACCCTGCCCGGCCAGCACGAGCGCGAGGGTCGCTGGTGGTGGGAGGACCAGGACGGCAAGGAGTGCGGCCTGCATGCCGTGAACCTGACACCGCAGGCCACCACGACCTCCTGA
- a CDS encoding MBL fold metallo-hydrolase RNA specificity domain-containing protein: MRISFHGADRGVTGSCHLVECAGTRLLIDCGLYQGGHSLEEENAEPFGFDPADIDLLLLTHAHLDHCGRIPLLVRRGFEGEIITTPASRELARLVMLDAAGLQEEEAARNNRRASRHGRKRRKEEVPLFTVLDALNSLDAFGRSAQYGERLSLAPGIHATFLDAGHILGSASILLELEEEGERRRVLFSGDIGNGGRPLLDDPEVATDLDVIVMETTYGDRDHKAMQPTVDELYEVINETFRRGGNVIIPTFAMERAQELLYFLRAGVESGRLSQSTQVFLDSPMAISATEIFRRHQEAYGDATAALFQSGEDPFQLPGLHFTRETAASMSLNRIGGGAVIMAGSGMCTGGRIRHHLKHHLWRRDSSIIFVGFAAQGTLARRIIDGASTIRLFGEEIPVQASVHTINGFSAHADQRELLDWYRRTGGASITYLVHGDEDAMAHFATLLEGTEVRMPALHAGHDL; this comes from the coding sequence ATGAGGATCTCGTTCCATGGGGCCGATCGGGGGGTGACCGGCTCCTGCCATCTGGTGGAGTGCGCGGGGACGCGCCTGCTGATCGACTGCGGGCTCTATCAGGGGGGACACTCCCTGGAGGAGGAGAATGCCGAGCCCTTCGGCTTCGATCCCGCCGATATCGACCTGCTGCTGCTGACCCACGCCCACCTGGATCATTGTGGACGGATTCCGCTGCTGGTCCGCCGGGGCTTCGAGGGGGAGATCATCACGACCCCCGCCTCCCGCGAGCTGGCGAGGCTCGTGATGCTCGACGCGGCCGGTCTCCAGGAGGAGGAGGCGGCGCGCAACAATCGCCGCGCGTCGCGGCATGGTCGCAAGCGGCGCAAGGAGGAGGTCCCGCTCTTCACCGTCCTGGATGCCCTGAACAGCCTGGATGCCTTCGGGCGATCCGCGCAGTACGGCGAGCGCCTGTCCCTGGCGCCGGGCATCCATGCCACCTTCCTCGATGCCGGCCATATCCTGGGGTCGGCCAGCATCCTGCTGGAGCTGGAGGAGGAGGGCGAGCGACGCCGGGTCCTCTTCTCCGGGGATATCGGCAATGGTGGACGTCCCCTGCTGGATGATCCCGAGGTGGCCACGGACCTGGACGTCATCGTGATGGAGACCACCTACGGGGATCGCGATCACAAGGCCATGCAGCCCACCGTCGATGAGCTCTACGAGGTCATCAACGAGACCTTCCGGCGCGGCGGCAACGTGATCATTCCGACCTTCGCCATGGAGCGCGCCCAGGAACTGCTCTACTTCCTACGCGCGGGGGTCGAGAGCGGGCGCCTCTCCCAGTCCACGCAGGTCTTCCTGGATTCGCCCATGGCGATATCCGCCACGGAGATCTTCCGGCGCCATCAGGAGGCGTACGGGGACGCGACGGCGGCGCTATTCCAGTCGGGCGAGGACCCCTTCCAGCTTCCCGGCCTGCATTTCACCCGCGAGACCGCGGCCTCGATGTCCCTCAACCGGATCGGGGGCGGTGCCGTGATCATGGCGGGGTCGGGCATGTGCACCGGGGGGCGGATCCGTCACCATCTCAAGCATCACCTGTGGCGCCGGGACAGCAGCATCATCTTCGTCGGCTTCGCGGCCCAGGGGACACTGGCACGACGCATCATCGATGGTGCCTCCACCATCCGTCTCTTCGGCGAGGAGATCCCCGTCCAGGCCAGTGTGCATACCATCAACGGCTTTTCCGCCCACGCCGACCAGCGGGAGCTGCTCGACTGGTACCGCCGGACGGGGGGCGCGAGCATCACCTACCTGGTGCACGGTGACGAGGACGCCATGGCCCATTTCGCCACCCTGCTGGAGGGTACCGAGGTGCGCATGCCGGCGCTGCATGCCGGCCATGACCTCTGA
- the cysB gene encoding HTH-type transcriptional regulator CysB, translated as MKLQQLRYIWEVSRHNLNVSATAQSLFTSQPGISKQIRLLEDELGVEIFARSGKHLTRITPAGQAIIELAGQVLRLAENIKEVAQEHSDERRGSLSIATTHTQARYALPPVIRDFTLKYPDVALHMQQGTPKQIAQMVSDGQADFAIATESLELFNDLVLLPCYRWNRCVLVPQGHPLAELETLTLEALAEYPLVTYVFGFTGRSQLDDAFRARGLTPNVVLTAADADVIKTYVRLGMGVGIVAHMAVDDEHDTDLVALEAGHLFESSTTKIGIRRGTFMRGYMYDFLEGFAGHLDRDLVDAALVAGPRHEQGLFDNIELPVR; from the coding sequence ATGAAGCTTCAGCAGCTGCGTTACATCTGGGAGGTGTCGCGCCACAACCTCAACGTCTCGGCCACTGCCCAGAGCCTCTTTACCTCTCAGCCTGGCATCTCCAAGCAGATCCGCCTGCTCGAGGATGAACTCGGTGTCGAGATCTTTGCCCGCAGCGGCAAGCACCTGACCCGCATTACCCCGGCGGGGCAGGCGATCATCGAACTCGCCGGGCAGGTGCTGAGGCTTGCCGAGAACATCAAGGAGGTCGCGCAAGAGCACAGCGACGAGCGTCGCGGCAGCCTGTCCATCGCCACCACCCATACCCAGGCGCGCTATGCGCTTCCGCCGGTGATCCGCGACTTCACCCTGAAGTACCCCGATGTGGCCCTGCACATGCAGCAGGGCACCCCCAAGCAGATCGCCCAGATGGTCAGCGACGGCCAGGCGGACTTCGCCATCGCCACCGAATCCCTCGAGCTCTTCAACGACCTGGTCCTGCTGCCCTGCTATCGCTGGAACCGCTGCGTGCTGGTTCCCCAGGGGCATCCGCTCGCCGAGCTCGAGACCCTGACGCTGGAGGCCCTGGCGGAGTACCCGCTGGTCACCTACGTGTTCGGCTTCACCGGACGCTCCCAGCTCGACGATGCCTTCCGCGCTCGCGGGCTGACGCCGAACGTGGTGCTCACCGCCGCCGATGCCGACGTGATCAAGACCTACGTGAGGCTCGGCATGGGCGTGGGCATCGTGGCGCACATGGCCGTGGATGACGAACATGACACCGACCTGGTGGCGCTGGAGGCCGGTCACCTGTTCGAGAGCTCCACCACCAAGATCGGTATCCGTCGCGGCACCTTCATGCGCGGCTACATGTACGACTTCCTGGAGGGCTTCGCCGGCCACCTCGACCGGGACCTGGTGGACGCGGCACTGGTGGCCGGCCCCCGCCACGAGCAGGGGCTGTTCGACAATATCGAGCTGCCGGTTCGCTGA
- the trxA gene encoding thioredoxin has translation MANNVDVTNANFEQEVLKADAPVLLKFWAPWCGPCKVMAPVVDEVAEERDGNLKVVSINVDDAPEIAAEQGVRGVPTVMLFKSGTKVASLVGAQSKSQLTQFIEQNA, from the coding sequence ATGGCCAACAACGTCGATGTCACCAATGCCAACTTCGAGCAGGAAGTCCTGAAGGCGGATGCGCCGGTACTGCTGAAGTTCTGGGCCCCGTGGTGCGGTCCGTGCAAGGTGATGGCACCGGTGGTCGACGAGGTCGCCGAGGAGCGCGACGGCAACCTCAAGGTCGTCAGCATCAATGTGGACGACGCCCCGGAAATCGCCGCCGAGCAGGGGGTGCGCGGTGTGCCCACCGTCATGCTGTTCAAGTCCGGCACCAAGGTCGCCTCCCTGGTCGGTGCCCAGTCCAAGTCGCAGCTGACCCAGTTCATCGAACAGAACGCCTGA